The Chengkuizengella sediminis genome includes the window CTATAGTGGTGAGGTAGTTGCGGCGTAGAAGTTCTCCTTTTTATAAATGAATAGGATCATGTTACTCGGAAAAAACTAATCCCTTTCAATTCATAGATGAAAGGGATTAGTTATTTAAATGTATAAATCTCGACTAAATTATTTTCTAAGAATTATATTCACTATTTTGGATTCCTTTATTTCTGCTGAATAGACTTAATTCATCTAATGTTTTTTCGAAACTTGGAGCAAGTGAGTTTAAAAAGAAATCAACTTCAGGCATATTTGTGTTTTTCAGGCTTAATTCAATATCTTTTTTTGCTGTTGCAAATTCCCTGTTACCAGCAGAGAATTCTGAAATGCATTTTAAATAAGCATCTATCTCATCAGCCGCTTTTACATACTTCATTAATTCTTGATCAGATTCACTGGTTTGTATTAAAGTTTCATACTTGGGCTTTAATACATCTGGAATAGTGTTCATAAGTCGATCTGATGCTAATTCTTCAATTTCTCTAAAACTATTTAAGATTTGGTCATTATGATGTTTGACGGGGGTTGGTATGTCCCCAGTAAAAACTTCAGTTGCATCATGGAACAAAGCTATACAAACAGCTTTTTCTGTATTTATGTTTTTATCAAATACTTCATTTGCAATAGAACATAATACATGTGTGATAAGTGAAACATGATAGGAGTGCTCAGCAACATTTTCATTTACAACATTTCGCATTAAGCTCCACCTTTTAATGTATCGTAGCCGATATAAATAAGCTAAAAAATGGCTGTTTTCCATCATATAAATTACCCAACTTTCTATTCTGATCTTATAGGATATGAAATAAGAACCATATTTGTTAGCAGTATTATATCACATAAGTATTGAGTTGATAAAACAAATGTTCGTAAAT containing:
- the yfbR gene encoding 5'-deoxynucleotidase codes for the protein MENSHFLAYLYRLRYIKRWSLMRNVVNENVAEHSYHVSLITHVLCSIANEVFDKNINTEKAVCIALFHDATEVFTGDIPTPVKHHNDQILNSFREIEELASDRLMNTIPDVLKPKYETLIQTSESDQELMKYVKAADEIDAYLKCISEFSAGNREFATAKKDIELSLKNTNMPEVDFFLNSLAPSFEKTLDELSLFSRNKGIQNSEYNS